One part of the Alistipes onderdonkii genome encodes these proteins:
- a CDS encoding WG repeat-containing protein, with the protein MFTLRQYLTTLADTHGLTKTLGGMEVCRDSRGRMCYTVGNSAIVFRVRHEGRIRSLRCYMHPPRHLAEIYGERLLPQELYLYDSPRSGVWVDVVLGDWIEGTTLHEAVAEAAAAEDTARLRQLAAAFDRLAAGLTSDDWAHGDLKPENIVVDPSGRLHLIDLDAMYLPAFAGEASPELGTAAFQHPARTIRDFNASLDDYPAALISTALHALALDPALYVRYPDADGLLFSPQQIRTDEALREAIALFEGEGLAVQYRIARLLYAPTPRLFGLPELLACAARAGGPPSGGNEGAETTGNTCGDKSGGTDGVTGRDLVRNTGRGTDKRLGGKTGGESFADMGGGARNDGTETFPELFVGNGLWGYRTPEQIVIPPLYDCGFDFTEGLAAVRLGKTWHYIDTEGHTRIRCPGCEAVKPFRNGRAEVIRDGRRLEIDRAGREQESGSAVSACRSI; encoded by the coding sequence GTGTTTACGCTGCGACAATACCTCACGACACTGGCCGACACCCACGGATTGACAAAAACCCTGGGCGGCATGGAGGTATGCCGTGACAGCCGGGGCCGCATGTGTTACACCGTAGGCAACAGCGCCATCGTCTTCCGTGTCCGCCACGAAGGACGCATCCGCTCGCTGCGCTGCTACATGCACCCGCCGCGCCACCTGGCGGAAATTTACGGCGAGCGGCTGCTGCCCCAGGAGCTGTACCTCTACGATTCGCCCCGGAGCGGGGTTTGGGTCGACGTCGTGCTGGGCGACTGGATCGAGGGAACGACGCTCCACGAAGCAGTCGCAGAAGCGGCCGCGGCAGAAGACACAGCACGGCTGCGGCAACTGGCCGCGGCGTTCGACCGCCTGGCCGCAGGGCTTACGTCGGACGACTGGGCGCACGGAGACCTCAAGCCCGAAAATATCGTCGTGGATCCCTCGGGGAGGCTGCACCTGATCGACCTCGATGCCATGTACCTGCCGGCATTCGCCGGAGAGGCGAGCCCCGAACTGGGTACCGCGGCCTTCCAACACCCCGCACGGACGATCCGCGACTTCAATGCCTCGCTCGACGACTATCCCGCGGCGCTGATCTCGACGGCCCTCCATGCGCTGGCGCTCGACCCTGCCCTGTACGTACGCTACCCCGATGCCGACGGGCTGCTCTTCTCGCCGCAGCAGATCCGCACCGACGAGGCGCTCCGCGAGGCCATCGCGCTTTTCGAAGGCGAGGGGCTGGCCGTGCAGTACCGCATCGCGCGGTTGCTGTATGCACCCACGCCCCGTTTGTTCGGGCTGCCGGAGTTGCTGGCATGCGCAGCACGGGCTGGCGGGCCGCCGTCCGGCGGGAACGAAGGCGCAGAGACAACCGGAAATACATGCGGGGACAAAAGCGGCGGCACGGACGGCGTCACAGGCAGGGATCTTGTTCGGAATACAGGGCGCGGCACGGACAAACGCCTGGGCGGGAAGACCGGCGGTGAGTCGTTTGCGGACATGGGCGGCGGCGCACGGAACGACGGCACGGAAACTTTCCCGGAACTGTTCGTCGGGAACGGCCTGTGGGGTTACAGGACACCGGAGCAGATCGTCATACCTCCGCTCTACGACTGCGGGTTCGACTTTACCGAAGGGCTTGCCGCCGTCAGGCTGGGCAAAACCTGGCATTATATCGACACCGAAGGGCATACCCGGATTCGATGCCCGGGGTGCGAAGCCGTAAAGCCCTTCCGCAACGGCCGTGCGGAGGTCATCCGTGACGGCAGGCGGCTGGAAATCGACCGCGCAGGGCGCGAACAGGAATCCGGTTCGGCGGTTTCAGCATGCCGCAGCATATAA
- a CDS encoding FKBP-type peptidyl-prolyl cis-trans isomerase, producing the protein MKVEQNKMVGVDYKLTVDGQIADQSRPGQPLEFIFGTGMLLPKFEEAILGKEIGEAVSFTLEPKDGYGEVIADAIVDLPKNIFMVDGKLAEDILFVGSQVPMSDNQGNRMMGIVKEVGDETVKMDFNHPMAGKTLNFDVEVVSVRDVTPEDLQGGCSCGDCGDDCGGGCDHGNGHCDCH; encoded by the coding sequence ATGAAAGTAGAACAGAACAAAATGGTCGGCGTGGACTACAAGCTCACCGTCGACGGACAAATCGCAGACCAGTCGCGTCCGGGACAGCCGCTCGAATTCATCTTCGGGACAGGCATGCTGCTTCCCAAATTCGAGGAAGCAATCCTGGGCAAGGAGATCGGCGAGGCCGTCTCGTTCACCCTCGAGCCCAAGGACGGCTACGGCGAGGTGATCGCCGATGCCATCGTAGACCTGCCGAAAAATATATTCATGGTCGACGGCAAACTGGCCGAAGACATCCTCTTCGTGGGTTCGCAGGTGCCGATGAGCGACAACCAGGGCAACCGCATGATGGGTATCGTCAAGGAAGTCGGTGACGAAACCGTGAAGATGGACTTCAACCACCCGATGGCGGGCAAGACGCTCAATTTCGACGTCGAAGTCGTGTCGGTACGCGACGTAACGCCCGAAGACCTGCAGGGCGGCTGTTCATGCGGCGACTGCGGAGACGACTGCGGCGGCGGTTGCGACCACGGAAACGGCCACTGCGACTGCCACTGA
- the gcvP gene encoding aminomethyl-transferring glycine dehydrogenase, with translation MFDKFSERHIGVSNEKDLKAMLEVIGAKSVDELISQVIPQSIRLKKPLALPAEGMSEYEFAAHIRSLADRNRCLRSFIGMGYYPCAVPAAIVRNVFENPAWYTSYTPYQAEISQGRLEALLNFQTAVISLTGMEIGNCSLLDEGTAAAEAMLMMFALRSREAVREGRNQLFVDRNIFPQTLDVLLTRSEPFGIELIVDEYDEYSFTGKEFGAIVQYPAANGAVRDYTDFTAAAHAKGVLVTAAADLLSLALLKSPGEWGADIAVGSTQRLGTPMGFGGPGAGYMATREAYKRNMPGRIIGVSVDRLGNKALRMALQMREQHIKRERATSNICTASALMASMVGFYCVYNGPEGLKRAADTAHLAAATVADALQAMDYKLAAADFFDTLEVSAEAAVVQSLALESGINFYYPTEGSVRMSFDEVTTPEEVAEVIRIFAAAKGRKAKAVKPVTESRVPAALRRRTAYLSEAVFNTYRSESDLMRYIKKLELRDISLANSMISLGSCTMKLNAAALMQPLSLAGFQMMHPFAPADQAEGYMQLITELENDLATITGFAACSLQPNSGAAGEYAGLMVIRAYHQSRGQGYRNVVLIPASAHGTNPASAAMAGMKIVTVACDDKGNIDVEDLKAKAGEYSSELCGLMVTYPSTHGVFESRIREIVDAVHDAGGQVYMDGANMNAQVGLTNPGYIGADVCHLNLHKTFAMPHGGGGPGVGPICVAEHLRAFLPSHPVMPTGGDEGITAVASAPWGSAMLLPITYGYIKMLGGNGLRRATEMAIVNANYMSSALAPEYRTYYSGETGRVGHEMILDLTSFKKDYNIDCGDIAHRLMDYGFHAPTLSFPVHETLMVEPTESEPKAEMDRFIEALVSIKRECEAAAGQADNVVANAPHTAVEIAGEWTHPYTRAEAAFPLAWVREAKFFPYVTKIDNGYGDRNLCCRNCE, from the coding sequence ATGTTCGACAAGTTTTCCGAACGCCACATCGGCGTCAGCAACGAAAAAGACCTCAAAGCCATGCTCGAAGTGATCGGCGCAAAGTCGGTCGACGAACTGATCTCGCAGGTCATTCCCCAGTCCATCCGGCTCAAGAAGCCGCTCGCACTGCCGGCCGAAGGGATGAGCGAATACGAATTCGCCGCCCACATCCGCTCGCTGGCCGACCGCAACCGTTGCCTCAGATCGTTCATCGGCATGGGCTACTACCCCTGTGCCGTCCCGGCCGCCATCGTGCGCAACGTCTTCGAGAACCCCGCCTGGTACACCTCCTACACGCCCTACCAGGCCGAGATCTCGCAGGGCCGCCTCGAGGCGCTGCTGAACTTCCAAACCGCCGTGATCTCGCTCACGGGCATGGAGATCGGCAACTGCTCGCTCCTGGACGAGGGCACGGCCGCCGCCGAAGCCATGCTGATGATGTTCGCGCTGCGCTCGCGCGAAGCGGTCAGGGAAGGTCGCAACCAGCTCTTCGTCGACCGCAACATCTTCCCGCAGACGCTCGACGTGCTGCTCACGCGCAGCGAACCGTTCGGCATCGAACTGATCGTCGACGAATACGACGAATACAGCTTCACGGGCAAGGAGTTCGGCGCCATCGTCCAGTACCCGGCCGCCAACGGCGCCGTGCGCGACTATACGGACTTCACGGCCGCGGCACATGCCAAGGGCGTGCTGGTCACGGCTGCCGCCGACCTGCTTTCGCTGGCGCTGCTCAAATCCCCCGGCGAGTGGGGTGCCGACATCGCCGTCGGCTCGACGCAACGCCTGGGCACCCCGATGGGCTTCGGCGGCCCCGGCGCAGGCTACATGGCCACGCGCGAGGCCTACAAGCGCAACATGCCCGGCCGCATCATCGGCGTCTCGGTCGACCGCCTCGGCAACAAGGCGCTGCGCATGGCGCTCCAGATGCGCGAACAGCACATCAAGCGCGAACGCGCCACGTCGAACATTTGCACCGCCTCGGCGCTGATGGCCTCGATGGTAGGCTTCTACTGCGTCTACAACGGCCCCGAGGGGCTGAAACGCGCCGCCGACACGGCCCACCTGGCCGCCGCAACGGTCGCCGACGCACTCCAGGCGATGGATTACAAACTCGCCGCCGCAGACTTCTTCGACACGCTCGAAGTCTCGGCCGAAGCCGCCGTCGTGCAGTCGCTGGCACTCGAAAGCGGCATCAACTTCTACTACCCCACCGAAGGCTCAGTGCGCATGTCGTTCGACGAGGTGACCACCCCCGAAGAGGTCGCCGAGGTAATACGCATCTTCGCCGCCGCCAAAGGCAGGAAAGCCAAGGCCGTAAAGCCCGTCACCGAAAGCCGCGTGCCGGCCGCCCTGCGCCGCCGCACGGCCTACCTCTCGGAGGCGGTCTTCAACACCTACCGCTCGGAAAGCGACCTGATGCGCTACATCAAGAAGCTCGAACTGAGGGACATCTCGCTCGCCAATTCGATGATCTCTTTAGGTTCGTGCACCATGAAGCTCAACGCCGCGGCGCTCATGCAGCCGCTCTCGCTGGCGGGCTTCCAGATGATGCACCCCTTCGCCCCGGCCGACCAGGCCGAAGGTTACATGCAGTTAATCACGGAGTTGGAAAACGACCTGGCGACGATCACGGGCTTCGCGGCCTGCTCCCTGCAACCCAACTCGGGCGCTGCGGGCGAATACGCCGGGCTGATGGTGATCCGCGCCTACCACCAGAGCCGCGGACAGGGCTACCGCAACGTGGTGCTGATCCCGGCCTCGGCCCACGGCACCAACCCCGCGTCGGCCGCCATGGCCGGCATGAAGATCGTCACGGTGGCCTGTGACGACAAGGGCAACATCGACGTCGAAGACCTCAAGGCCAAGGCCGGGGAATACAGTTCGGAGCTGTGCGGGCTGATGGTCACCTACCCCTCGACGCACGGCGTGTTCGAGAGCCGCATCCGCGAGATCGTGGACGCCGTGCACGACGCAGGCGGGCAGGTCTACATGGACGGCGCCAACATGAACGCACAGGTGGGGCTGACCAACCCCGGCTACATCGGCGCCGACGTCTGCCACCTCAACCTGCACAAGACCTTCGCCATGCCCCACGGGGGCGGCGGCCCGGGCGTGGGCCCGATCTGCGTCGCCGAGCACCTCAGGGCATTCCTCCCCTCGCATCCGGTTATGCCGACGGGCGGCGACGAGGGCATCACGGCCGTGGCGTCGGCCCCCTGGGGCTCCGCCATGCTGCTGCCCATAACCTACGGTTATATCAAGATGCTGGGTGGAAACGGGCTGCGCCGCGCCACCGAAATGGCGATCGTCAATGCCAACTACATGTCCTCGGCGCTGGCACCGGAATACCGCACCTATTATTCGGGCGAGACCGGCCGCGTGGGACACGAGATGATCCTCGACCTGACCTCTTTCAAGAAGGACTACAACATCGACTGCGGCGACATCGCCCACCGCCTGATGGACTACGGCTTCCATGCCCCGACGCTCTCGTTCCCCGTGCACGAGACGCTGATGGTCGAACCGACCGAATCGGAACCGAAGGCCGAGATGGATCGCTTCATCGAAGCGCTGGTGAGCATCAAGCGCGAATGCGAAGCCGCCGCGGGGCAGGCCGACAACGTGGTCGCCAACGCGCCGCACACCGCCGTCGAGATCGCCGGCGAATGGACGCATCCCTACACCCGCGCCGAGGCGGCATTCCCGCTCGCATGGGTGCGCGAAGCGAAGTTCTTCCCCTACGTGACCAAGATCGACAACGGCTACGGCGACCGCAACCTCTGCTGCCGCAACTGCGAATAA
- a CDS encoding nucleoside kinase translates to MTNIIEIICENLGGTVEVPMGTPLSEVAKRVAPGPYPFLAALVNNRIKELYYKIYTPVTVRFVDITSFAGIRVYQRTSWFILQKAARDLFPGKTLHIRHSMGQNGFYCEIEGIDEFTPGLAEALEGHMRDLVAQDLPISRMKILTSEVRARYAAQGLTDKIALLDTRPRLYSDLYTLGDTDGYFYGALAPSTGFVDLFGIEPYYNGFYLALPLRTAPDRLNTNVEQEKMFGIFQEYQSWVRIMGVPTVGAVNSKVLAGDAGGMIKLAEAFHERKFAWVADTIYDANISRGVRMVLISGPSSSGKTTSAKRLGIQLGVLGLQPVLISLDDYFVDREKTPRDADGDYDYEALEAIDLDLFNDHLCRLMRGESVDIPRYDFITGRRTWHNNPLTLDERSILIVEGIHGLNPRLTPSVPEAQKFRIYISCFTSVAMDNLSRIATTDNRLLRRLTRDYTQRGADAVATLSRWGSVRRGEEKHIFPYQENADVMLNSSLFYEISVLRPYAEKILREVPDTVPEYDEARRMLKFLKNFTPIPPDEIPPTSIIREFIGGSSFKY, encoded by the coding sequence ATGACAAATATCATCGAAATCATATGCGAAAACCTCGGCGGCACGGTCGAGGTGCCGATGGGCACCCCGCTTTCCGAGGTCGCAAAGCGGGTCGCGCCGGGGCCCTACCCGTTCCTTGCCGCCCTGGTCAACAACCGCATCAAGGAACTGTATTACAAAATATATACCCCGGTGACCGTCCGTTTCGTGGACATCACCTCCTTCGCCGGCATCCGCGTCTACCAGCGCACGTCGTGGTTCATCCTGCAGAAAGCCGCCCGCGACCTCTTTCCGGGCAAGACGCTCCACATCCGCCATTCGATGGGGCAGAACGGCTTTTACTGCGAGATCGAGGGCATCGACGAATTCACGCCCGGGCTGGCCGAGGCACTCGAAGGGCACATGCGCGACCTGGTGGCGCAAGACCTGCCGATCAGCCGCATGAAGATCCTCACGAGCGAAGTCCGCGCCCGCTATGCAGCCCAGGGCCTCACCGACAAGATCGCCCTGCTGGACACCCGCCCGCGGCTTTACAGCGACCTCTATACGCTCGGCGACACCGACGGTTATTTCTACGGCGCGCTGGCGCCCTCGACAGGGTTCGTCGACCTGTTCGGCATCGAACCCTACTACAACGGGTTCTACCTCGCCCTGCCGCTGCGCACGGCGCCCGACCGGCTCAACACCAACGTCGAACAGGAAAAGATGTTCGGCATCTTCCAGGAATACCAGTCCTGGGTGCGGATCATGGGCGTGCCCACCGTGGGCGCCGTCAACTCCAAGGTGCTCGCGGGCGACGCGGGCGGCATGATCAAACTGGCCGAAGCGTTCCACGAACGCAAGTTCGCATGGGTCGCCGACACGATCTACGACGCCAACATCTCGCGCGGCGTACGCATGGTGCTGATCTCGGGCCCCTCGTCGAGCGGCAAGACCACCTCGGCCAAACGGCTGGGCATCCAGCTCGGGGTACTGGGGCTGCAGCCGGTGCTGATCTCGCTCGACGACTATTTCGTCGACCGCGAAAAGACCCCGCGCGACGCCGACGGCGATTACGACTACGAGGCGCTCGAAGCCATCGACCTCGACCTGTTCAACGACCACCTCTGCCGCCTGATGCGCGGCGAAAGCGTCGACATCCCGCGCTACGACTTCATCACGGGTCGCCGCACGTGGCACAACAACCCGCTGACGCTCGACGAGCGTTCGATCCTGATCGTCGAGGGCATCCACGGGCTCAACCCGCGCCTCACCCCGAGCGTCCCCGAAGCGCAGAAATTCCGCATCTACATCTCGTGCTTCACGTCGGTGGCGATGGACAACCTCTCGCGCATCGCCACGACCGACAACCGCCTGCTGCGCCGCCTCACGCGCGACTATACGCAACGCGGCGCAGATGCCGTGGCGACGCTTTCGCGCTGGGGCTCCGTCCGCCGCGGCGAGGAGAAGCACATCTTCCCCTATCAGGAAAACGCCGACGTCATGCTCAACTCGTCGCTTTTCTACGAAATCTCGGTGTTGCGCCCCTATGCTGAAAAGATCCTCCGCGAAGTTCCCGACACGGTACCCGAGTACGACGAGGCGCGGCGCATGCTGAAGTTCCTGAAAAACTTCACCCCCATCCCGCCCGACGAGATCCCGCCCACGTCGATCATCCGGGAATTCATCGGCGGCAGCAGTTTCAAGTACTGA
- a CDS encoding bifunctional metallophosphatase/5'-nucleotidase, with protein MKGILRMGLVAVAALAAACAPRERTLVLLSTNDMHAKIQNFPRLASAVEACRDTAQLVVLVDAGDRWTGNAYVDMAPTPGMPMIALMNELGYDVATLGNHEFDHGQAFLGRMIDSMDFEVVCANVVSDTCTFPRLPPYTVIDRDGIRIGFVGVVTNYEGPGHPAGNESSFAGLEFPDPQAMALEYAAELRPECDVLVLVSHMGDDRDAELLGRGPSQYDVVIGGHTHEEVDTLIGGTLLTQTGKDLRNIGVTTVRMKGNKVAGVDYRIVPLADYEPDILYQKQVEAYYADPELNRPVGRFGNAADKWGLANWMAAAVADEADADVGFYHIGGVRLDSIPAGGVSAAKVYGLEPFGTLVAEMEMTPAQMRRMIVSKYNDPVNAKEAHRIDLISTTPYVIVTDAADNALDVQFPKLREGRKYKVAVSDYIYRNYKDMEYTGGEITDEKVADILLEGLRDDSPLKIDNTPRQRVVRK; from the coding sequence ATGAAAGGAATACTGAGGATGGGGCTGGTCGCCGTTGCGGCGCTCGCCGCGGCCTGCGCACCCCGCGAAAGGACGCTCGTATTGCTGTCGACGAACGACATGCACGCAAAGATACAGAATTTCCCGCGGCTGGCGTCGGCCGTCGAGGCGTGCCGCGATACGGCCCAACTGGTGGTGCTGGTCGATGCCGGCGACCGCTGGACGGGGAATGCCTATGTGGACATGGCGCCGACGCCCGGTATGCCGATGATCGCCCTGATGAACGAACTGGGGTATGACGTGGCGACGCTGGGCAACCATGAATTCGACCACGGGCAGGCGTTCCTGGGGCGGATGATCGACAGCATGGACTTCGAGGTGGTCTGCGCCAACGTGGTGAGCGACACCTGCACATTTCCCCGGCTGCCGCCCTATACGGTCATCGACCGGGACGGGATCCGGATCGGGTTCGTCGGTGTGGTGACCAACTACGAGGGGCCGGGGCATCCGGCGGGCAATGAATCGAGTTTCGCGGGGCTGGAGTTTCCCGACCCGCAGGCGATGGCCCTCGAATATGCCGCGGAGCTGCGGCCGGAGTGCGACGTGCTGGTGCTCGTGTCGCATATGGGCGACGACCGCGATGCGGAACTGCTGGGCCGTGGCCCGTCGCAGTACGACGTGGTGATCGGCGGGCATACGCATGAGGAGGTCGATACGCTGATCGGCGGCACGCTGCTGACCCAGACGGGCAAAGACCTGCGGAACATCGGCGTGACGACCGTACGGATGAAGGGGAATAAGGTCGCAGGGGTCGATTACCGGATCGTCCCGCTCGCCGATTACGAGCCGGATATCCTCTACCAGAAACAGGTCGAGGCTTACTATGCCGACCCGGAGCTGAACAGACCCGTCGGGCGGTTCGGCAATGCCGCCGACAAGTGGGGGCTTGCCAACTGGATGGCTGCGGCGGTAGCCGACGAGGCCGATGCCGACGTCGGTTTCTACCACATCGGCGGCGTGCGCCTCGATTCGATCCCCGCGGGCGGGGTGAGCGCGGCGAAGGTATACGGGCTGGAGCCGTTCGGAACGCTGGTCGCCGAGATGGAGATGACGCCCGCCCAGATGCGCCGCATGATCGTGTCGAAGTACAACGACCCGGTGAACGCCAAGGAGGCGCACCGCATCGACCTGATTTCGACCACGCCCTATGTGATCGTCACCGATGCGGCGGACAACGCCCTTGACGTGCAGTTCCCGAAGCTGCGCGAGGGGCGGAAGTACAAGGTCGCCGTGAGCGACTATATCTACCGGAATTACAAGGATATGGAATATACCGGCGGGGAAATCACCGACGAGAAGGTGGCCGACATCCTGCTCGAAGGGCTCAGGGACGACAGCCCGCTGAAGATCGACAACACCCCGCGGCAGCGGGTGGTGCGCAAATAG
- the rpsA gene encoding 30S ribosomal protein S1, with amino-acid sequence MEETKNVVTNENFDWNAYENDLGVYDHPKEEIAEAYDKTLSNVNVGEVVEGTVTGITKREVLVNIGYKSEGVIPVSEFRYNPDLKVGDKIEVYVESAEDKGGQLVLSHKKARQLKSWDRVNEALEKDEIIKGYIKCRTKGGMIVDVFGIEAFLPGSQIDVKPIRDYDVYVDKTMEFKVVKINQEFRNVVVSHKALIEAELEAQKQVIMSKLEKGQILEGTVKNITSYGVFVDLGGVDGLIHITDLSWGRVNHPEEIVALDQKIQVVILDFDDAKKRIALGLKQLTPHPWEALDQNLKVGDKVKGRVVVMADYGAFVEIAPGVEGLIHVSEMSWSQHLRSAQEFMKVGDEVEAVILTLDREERKMSLGIKQLTPDPWENIETKYPVGTKCTAKVRNFTNFGIFVEIEEGIDGLIHISDLSWTKKVKHPGEFTSVGADIDVVVLEIDKENRRLSLGHKQLEENPWNEFENQFSVDSIHEGTITEMTDKGAVVALGENVEGFCPARQLTKEDGTTPKVGDKLDFKVLEFSKATKRITLSHLRTYEEAKRAEVAAEKAEKRAAADATKSTVKKINASVEKTTLGDIAGLAALKSAMEAAEAKNAKKAAKEEKAEE; translated from the coding sequence ATGGAAGAAACGAAAAATGTAGTCACGAACGAGAATTTCGACTGGAACGCGTATGAAAACGACCTGGGAGTCTATGACCATCCCAAGGAGGAGATCGCAGAGGCTTACGACAAGACGCTTTCGAACGTCAACGTCGGCGAGGTCGTGGAAGGTACCGTTACGGGCATTACCAAGCGCGAGGTTCTCGTGAACATCGGCTACAAGAGCGAGGGCGTCATTCCCGTTTCCGAGTTCCGTTACAACCCCGACCTGAAGGTCGGCGACAAGATCGAGGTCTATGTCGAGTCGGCCGAGGACAAGGGCGGACAGCTGGTTCTTTCGCACAAGAAGGCACGTCAGCTCAAATCGTGGGATCGTGTGAACGAGGCCCTCGAGAAGGACGAAATCATCAAGGGTTACATCAAGTGCCGCACCAAGGGCGGTATGATCGTCGACGTATTCGGCATCGAGGCGTTCCTGCCCGGTTCGCAGATCGACGTGAAGCCCATCCGCGACTACGATGTATACGTGGACAAGACCATGGAGTTCAAGGTGGTGAAAATCAACCAGGAGTTCCGCAACGTGGTCGTTTCGCACAAGGCGCTCATCGAGGCCGAACTCGAAGCGCAGAAGCAGGTTATCATGTCGAAACTCGAGAAGGGCCAGATCCTCGAGGGTACCGTCAAGAACATCACCTCGTACGGCGTATTCGTCGACCTGGGCGGTGTGGACGGCCTGATCCATATCACCGACCTCTCGTGGGGCCGCGTGAACCACCCCGAAGAGATCGTGGCGCTCGACCAGAAGATCCAGGTCGTTATTCTCGATTTCGACGACGCCAAGAAGCGTATCGCACTGGGCCTGAAGCAGCTCACCCCGCATCCGTGGGAGGCGCTCGACCAGAACCTCAAGGTCGGCGACAAGGTCAAGGGCCGCGTGGTCGTGATGGCCGACTACGGCGCATTCGTGGAGATCGCCCCCGGTGTTGAGGGACTGATCCACGTGTCGGAGATGTCGTGGAGCCAGCACCTGCGCTCGGCGCAGGAGTTCATGAAGGTCGGCGACGAAGTCGAGGCCGTCATCCTGACGCTCGACCGCGAGGAGCGCAAGATGTCGCTGGGCATCAAGCAGCTTACGCCCGATCCCTGGGAAAATATCGAAACCAAGTATCCCGTCGGCACGAAGTGCACGGCCAAGGTGCGCAACTTTACCAACTTCGGTATCTTCGTTGAGATCGAGGAGGGTATCGACGGCCTGATCCACATTTCCGACCTGAGCTGGACGAAGAAGGTAAAGCACCCCGGCGAATTCACGTCGGTGGGCGCTGACATCGACGTCGTGGTGCTCGAGATCGACAAGGAGAACCGCCGTCTGTCGCTGGGCCACAAGCAGCTTGAGGAGAACCCCTGGAACGAGTTCGAGAACCAGTTCTCGGTAGACAGCATCCACGAGGGTACGATCACCGAGATGACCGACAAGGGCGCAGTCGTCGCACTGGGCGAGAACGTGGAGGGCTTCTGCCCCGCACGCCAGCTCACCAAAGAGGATGGCACGACGCCGAAGGTGGGCGACAAGCTCGACTTCAAGGTGCTCGAGTTCTCGAAGGCTACCAAGCGCATCACCCTTTCGCACCTGCGTACGTATGAGGAGGCCAAGCGTGCCGAAGTGGCAGCCGAGAAGGCTGAGAAGCGTGCCGCCGCCGATGCTACGAAGTCGACCGTGAAGAAGATCAACGCTTCGGTCGAGAAGACGACGCTGGGCGACATCGCAGGTCTGGCCGCGCTGAAGAGCGCCATGGAGGCTGCCGAGGCGAAGAACGCCAAGAAGGCTGCCAAGGAAGAGAAGGCCGAGGAGTAA
- a CDS encoding DKNYY domain-containing protein, protein MKKLILSLFSLFAVFAGVPHSLGNPAPEEVRASQPGRERRHGGYSKDNWTVYYEGRKVKGASASSFTDLGGGYGKDNWTVFFRGRKVEGASASSFESLGNGIGKDIWHTYHYGERDDGSALSGERLGGGYSKDSWTVYYRGRKVDGASAMTFESLGDGYGKDAWKVFYMGGEVKGASAQTFEELGEGYGKDAWKVYYRGKELPGASPGSFEVPRDSW, encoded by the coding sequence ATGAAAAAGCTGATTTTATCCCTGTTTTCGTTGTTTGCCGTTTTCGCGGGTGTTCCGCATAGCCTGGGGAACCCTGCTCCCGAGGAGGTTCGGGCGTCGCAGCCCGGCCGGGAGAGACGGCACGGGGGTTACTCGAAGGACAACTGGACGGTGTATTACGAGGGCCGGAAGGTGAAGGGTGCTTCGGCATCGTCGTTCACGGATCTCGGCGGCGGGTACGGTAAGGACAACTGGACGGTGTTTTTCCGCGGCCGGAAGGTCGAAGGGGCATCGGCTTCGTCGTTCGAGAGCCTCGGGAACGGGATAGGGAAAGACATCTGGCATACCTACCACTACGGGGAGCGGGATGACGGGAGCGCGTTGTCGGGCGAAAGGTTGGGCGGCGGTTACTCGAAGGACAGCTGGACGGTGTATTACCGTGGCCGGAAGGTGGACGGGGCGTCGGCGATGACCTTCGAGAGTCTCGGAGACGGGTATGGAAAGGATGCCTGGAAGGTATTTTACATGGGCGGGGAGGTGAAGGGCGCCTCGGCACAAACGTTCGAAGAACTCGGGGAAGGATACGGGAAAGACGCATGGAAAGTCTATTACCGGGGGAAAGAGCTGCCGGGGGCATCGCCCGGTTCGTTCGAAGTGCCGCGCGACAGCTGGTGA